In the Burkholderia multivorans ATCC BAA-247 genome, GATGTCCTGCTTCTTCGGTTCGCGGATCTTCGGGTACTTCGCCTTCAGCGCCGCGATGATCTCGGCCGCGTCGTCGACGGACAGCGTGGTTTGCGTGACGAGCGCGATGCGCTCCGGATCGGCGAGTTCGAGCTTCTGCACGTCCTCGACGCTCTCGACCAGATGCATCCCGCGCTCGACCTGGCCCATCGTCCCTTCGACTTCCGGATGGCCCTTGTGGCCGATCATCACGATGTCGACGCCGTCCTGGCGCATCTTCGCGACTTCGACGTGCACCTTCGTGACGAGCGGGCAGGTCGCATCGTAGATGCGCAGCCCGCGCACGCCGGCTTCGTCGCGCACGGCCTTCGACACGCCGTGCGCGCTGAAGATCACGGTGTTGCCGGCCGGCACTTCCTCGAGCTCCTCGACGAAGATCGCGCCTTTCTTCTTCAGATCCTCGACCACGTACTTGTTGTGGACGATCTCGTGACGGACGTAGATCGGTGCGCCGTGCATCGCGATCGCGCGTTCGACGATCTCGATCGCGCGATCGACGCCTGCGCAAAACCCGCGCGGCTGCGCGAGCAGGATTTCGGCGTCGGCGGCGACGGTCTGTCCGGACAGCGTATCGGTGGTGCTCATGATTACAGGATTCCGATGATTTTCACTTCGAACGTGAGCGCTTGGCCCGCGAGCGGATGATTGAAATCGAACAGCGCGGAGGTTTCGCCGACTTCCTTCAGCACGCCTGCATATCGGCCGCCGTCCGGTGCGTTGAACTCGATCAGTTCGCCCGGCGTGAAGTCCTCGTCGACCATGCCGTTCTCGCGCAGCGTCGCGAGCGTCACGCGCTGCAGCATGTCGGGATTTCGGGGACCGAACCCTTGCTCTGGCGTTAGCTGAAAAGTCGAATGGTCTCCGACCTTGAGCCCCAGCAGAATCTGTTCCAGCGACGGCGCCAGTTGCCCGGCGCCCAGCAGCAGCGTCGCGGGTTTGTCGGCGAAGGTGTTGACGATGTCGGCGCCGTCGGCCAGTGCGAGCCGGTAATGCAGCGTGACATGGGAACCGGGCTTCACTTCGGATAGATCGATGAGGCTCATGAATTACTCGTTCAGTCGGCGCCCGAAACGGCCGCGAGGCCCAGCGCAAAGCCAATATTGTAAGTCACCTGAGCGCGCAAGGCTGAAAGTGCGACGACGTTGCACGTGCGGCCGCCGCCAATGGAGTTTCGACGATGCTCATATCCTGCCTTCTTCCGCCCGTCGAATGCCGCGACGCGCACGACGTTCCGCCGGCCCCGCCCGCGCGTGCGCAGCCCGGCGCGCCGGGCCGGCGCCGGCCCGGCAACTGGCGGGCGAATTTGCCGCGCGAACGGCTGCTCGAGCGCGGGCCGGCCGCGCTGACCGACGACGAGCTCGTCGCGCTCCTGCTCGGCTCCGGCGTGCGCGGGCACAGCGTGTTCGCGAGCGCCCGCGCGCTGCTGGTGCGGTTCGGTTCGCTGCGCGGGCTGCTCGACGCGACGCCGGCCGATTTCGGCGCATGTCCGGGCATCGGGCCGGCGCGCGCGGCGCTGCTCGGCGCGATCACCGAGCTCTCGCGCCGCGCGCTCGCGGAAAAGGCGCTGCTGCGCCGGCCGATCGACTCGCCGGCCGCCGTCGACGACTATCTGCGGCTGAAGATCGGCACGCGGCCGTACGAAGTCTTCGTCACGCTGTATCTGGATGCCCGGCACGGGCTCATCGACATGGAGGAAAATGCGCGCGGCTCGCTGACGCGCATGGCCGTCTATCCGCGCGAGATCGTGCGCAGCGCGATGCGGCTGAACGCGGCCGCGCTGATCGTCGCACACAATCATCCGTCGGGCGCGGTGCAGCCGAGTGCCGAGGATCGGCGGCTTACGCGCACGTTGCGCGACGCGCTCGCGCTGGTCGACGTGCGGCTGCTCGACCACGTCGTCGTCGGCAAGGCCGACACATTCTCGTTCGCGCGCGCCGGTTGGCTGTAGACTGTGGCGCGGCGCCCCTTCGCGGAGCGCCGCAACGGCGATGCGAAATTAGGTTTGATTTTCCTGATATTTTTCTGCTAGAATCGCCGTCTGTCTTTTTTCCAACCAGTTCTAGCCATCGAAGGGCCTTGTCTGCAAGGGCTTGTGCGTTCGGAGTGCGGCCATGGATCACGTGGCGGCGCGATGAGAACCTTCACCGGCGATCGAACCCCGAATTTAGCGTATTAGGAGTGCTCTCATGGCACGCGTATGCCAAGTAACTGGGAAAGCGCCGATGAGCGGCAACAACGTTTCCCACGCGAACAACAAGACCAAGCGCCGCTTCCTGCCGAACCTGCAAAACCGCCGGTTCTGGGTGGAAAGCGAAAACCGTTGGGTGCGCCTGCGCGTTTCGAACGCCGGCCTGCGCCTGATCGACAAGAACGGCATCGATTCCGTGCTCGCTGACCTGCGCGCACGCGGCGAAGCCTAAGCCCAAGGAGCACAATCATGGCAAAAGGCGCACGCGACAAGATCAAGCTCGAGTCGACCGCTGGTACGGGTCACTTCTACACGACCACGAAGAACAAGCGCAACATGCCGGAAAAGATGGAGATCATGAAGTTCGATCCCGTCGCCCGCAAGCATGTGGCATACAAGGAAACGAAGATCAAGTAATCTCCGCTTCCTGCAGCCTGTTGACACGAAAAGCCCCGCTCATGCGGGGCTTTTTGTTTTGCGCGTACGCAGCTTCGTCCGACGCGGTATGCTCTCCCCTTTCCCGCGGCGCGGCCGCCGGAACGCACGAGCCTCACAGCACAACGATGGAGATGCAGCATGAAATTCGACGTGGCGATCGTCGGCAGCGGCCTGGCAGGGCTGTCGGTCGCACTCAACCTGGCCAGCACGCGACGCGTCGCGCTGATCGCGAAGCGTTCGATGATGGAAGGCGCGAGCGATAACGCACAAGGCGGCATCGCCGCTGTCCTCGATTCGGCGGACAGCATCGAAAACCACGTCGACGATACGCTCGTCGCAGGCGGCGGCCTGTGCGACGAAGCTGCGACGCGCTACATCGTCGAGCACGGCCGCGAGGCGATCGAATGGCTGATCTCGCAGGGCGTGCCGTTCACGAAGGACGACGCGGCCGAACTCGGCTTTCACCTGACGCGCGAAGGCGGCCACAGTCATCGCCGAATCATCCACGCGGCCGACGCGACCGGTCATGCGGTGCTCGCGACGCTGTCGGAGCGCGCGCGCCGGCATCCGAACATCACGTTCTTCGAAAACCATCACGCAATCGACCTGATCACGTCGGACCGGCTCGGCCTGCCCGGCCGCCGCTGTCACGGCCTGTACGCGCTCGACGTCGAGCACGACCGCACGATCACGATCGAGGCGCCGCACACGGTGCTCGCGACGGGCGGCGCCGGCAAGGTCTACCTGTACACGACCAACCCCGACACCGCGACCGGCGACGGCATCGCGATGGCGTGGCGCGCAGGCTGCCGCGTCGCGAACATGGAATTCATCCAGTTCCATCCGACCTGCCTGTTTCATCCGTACGCGAAATCGTTCCTGATCTCCGAGGCCGTGCGCGGCGAAGGCGGCCTGCTGAAGCTGCCGGACGGCACGCGCTTCATGCCCGCGCACGATCCGCGCGCGGAGCTCGCGCCGCGTGACATCGTCGCGCGCGCGATCGACTTCGAGATCAAGAAGCGCGGGATCGACTGCGTCTATCTCGACATCAGCCACCAGCCCGAAGCGTTCCTGCGCGAGC is a window encoding:
- the nadB gene encoding L-aspartate oxidase, with the translated sequence MKFDVAIVGSGLAGLSVALNLASTRRVALIAKRSMMEGASDNAQGGIAAVLDSADSIENHVDDTLVAGGGLCDEAATRYIVEHGREAIEWLISQGVPFTKDDAAELGFHLTREGGHSHRRIIHAADATGHAVLATLSERARRHPNITFFENHHAIDLITSDRLGLPGRRCHGLYALDVEHDRTITIEAPHTVLATGGAGKVYLYTTNPDTATGDGIAMAWRAGCRVANMEFIQFHPTCLFHPYAKSFLISEAVRGEGGLLKLPDGTRFMPAHDPRAELAPRDIVARAIDFEIKKRGIDCVYLDISHQPEAFLREHFPTIHARCLEFGIDIAKEPIPVVPAAHYTCGGVVTDLAGRTDLAGLYAVGETSYTGLHGANRLASNSLLECLVIGRAAAGAIEAAGFDVETTGPLPAWDESRVSDADEEVVVAHNWDELRRLMWNYVGIVRTDKRLERAKHRLSLLRDEIHEYYANFRVTRDLLELRNLVDVATLIVKSAQSRRESRGLHYSRDWPNTLPKALPSVLQPRSRR
- a CDS encoding FKBP-type peptidyl-prolyl cis-trans isomerase, with protein sequence MSLIDLSEVKPGSHVTLHYRLALADGADIVNTFADKPATLLLGAGQLAPSLEQILLGLKVGDHSTFQLTPEQGFGPRNPDMLQRVTLATLRENGMVDEDFTPGELIEFNAPDGGRYAGVLKEVGETSALFDFNHPLAGQALTFEVKIIGIL
- the rpmG gene encoding 50S ribosomal protein L33; protein product: MAKGARDKIKLESTAGTGHFYTTTKNKRNMPEKMEIMKFDPVARKHVAYKETKIK
- the radC gene encoding RadC family protein, which encodes MLISCLLPPVECRDAHDVPPAPPARAQPGAPGRRRPGNWRANLPRERLLERGPAALTDDELVALLLGSGVRGHSVFASARALLVRFGSLRGLLDATPADFGACPGIGPARAALLGAITELSRRALAEKALLRRPIDSPAAVDDYLRLKIGTRPYEVFVTLYLDARHGLIDMEENARGSLTRMAVYPREIVRSAMRLNAAALIVAHNHPSGAVQPSAEDRRLTRTLRDALALVDVRLLDHVVVGKADTFSFARAGWL
- the ispH gene encoding 4-hydroxy-3-methylbut-2-enyl diphosphate reductase, with protein sequence MSTTDTLSGQTVAADAEILLAQPRGFCAGVDRAIEIVERAIAMHGAPIYVRHEIVHNKYVVEDLKKKGAIFVEELEEVPAGNTVIFSAHGVSKAVRDEAGVRGLRIYDATCPLVTKVHVEVAKMRQDGVDIVMIGHKGHPEVEGTMGQVERGMHLVESVEDVQKLELADPERIALVTQTTLSVDDAAEIIAALKAKYPKIREPKKQDICYATQNRQDAVKFMAPQCDVVIVVGSPNSSNSSRLREVAEKRGVAAYMVDAPEQIDPAWVAGKRRIGVTAGASAPEVLAQAVIARLRELGVRNVRALEGIEENVSFPLPRGLNLPAA
- the rpmB gene encoding 50S ribosomal protein L28, coding for MARVCQVTGKAPMSGNNVSHANNKTKRRFLPNLQNRRFWVESENRWVRLRVSNAGLRLIDKNGIDSVLADLRARGEA